AAATAAAAGGCCCGCGTGACACTCTCACGCGGGCCTTTTCACATCGATGGAATGGCAAAACGCTGCTTACAAGGCAGGCGGCGTCTGCGAATCCAGATCGGCAAAAGACGCGGCCGGCACCGGCCCTGCCGTCAGCAGCGTAAAATCGTAGCCGGACCTGCGATCCGGACCGAGAACATATTGCCGGTGCATGCGCAGGAAATTGCACTTGTTCTTTTTATAACGCTCCGGCGAAAGCGAGTGCTTGAAACGGATCGGCACGATCTTGGGCTGCGGCGCATCTGCGTGACCGGTCAGGGCCACGGTATTGCACCGGTAAAGATGGATTGGATCGGTCAGACACTGGATGTCGAACCACGTCACTTGCTGGTGACGTGCGATCGTGCCGACGCTCTCACGCAGCCTGCCCGCACTCGACAGGAACGCGCATTGCAGCGCCGCCCCACCCAAGGTGGCGAAAGACAGTTTCCGGCCTTCAAGCGCGTCCGGCTTCAGCTCCAGCACGCGGCCGATGGTGGCGAGCGCAAGACTGGCGCCCATGCTGTGTGAAACGACCAGAACCTCGTCCGAGGGCTGTTCGAGCGCCGTCAGGACAAGCGCCGCCCTCTCCTCGATCCAGTCGCGCGCAATCGGCTCATCGCGGCCGACCGCAAGCGCGAACCGCCAGTCCGCGTAAAGGTGCAGGGTGTGAAACCGCTCGGCAAACGGCAGAAACGCCTTCACGAAAAACAGCGCGGCGGCAGGAAGGCTGATCACAAACAGCCAGAGTGGCAAAGCGAACAGCCATGGCGAAAGGGCAATAGCGGCAGCAAGCCCGCCACCGACAAGCATCAGCAGGAACGGAAAGATGAAGAACAGGCCGAAACGCCAGGCATGGCGAAAGTAGCGCGCCGCACCCCCTTCACTGACGATGCCCGCCCCGGCCTTGAATCCGAGCCAGATCTGCCGCCAGACCGGTTCATCCCGCAGCTCGGAGATGACCCCATTATGATCATAGACAAAAATCTCCGAACGGGTTCGCCAGTCGCCCGCCGAGGCCTCCACCGTGAATGTTTCACCCCCTGGCGCATTCTCCAGCGGCCCCACCGCATAATCGACATCCCAGGTCTTGCCGGCAAGCGCCGCCGCCCGCTGGTAACGCAGATGATGGGCCGCCGCATCAAGCGGATCGAAACCGGGGAAATAAAGAACAAGTCGTGACTTGACGGTCGGCATGCACAAACCTTCGGGCGGGAGCATTTCCAGTAAAAGCGGGGCCGCTTTTACGCCAGGACAATGCGTAGAAACAAATAGATAGAGCGTTTTCGCGTTTCAGAGAAAAGCGGAAATGCTCTAGAGACACCCGAAAGGATCGCTTGATACAGTGGGCGATGCACGTATAGTAAAAATCGCGACGGAAATATGATTTATTTAGCGGTGAGGGAAATTTGTCTAGCATCGTCGATCAATTGCTCAACGGCGTCGTCAAGGGCGCGCTCTCTGAAATCCTCACCAAGACCGGTATCCGCAAAACCCGCCGCACGCGCCGGACGAAAAACAGCGGTTCCCTCGCAGGCGGCATCGTCGGCTCCGTTCTGGAAGCCGCGATCAACGCCGCCGTCAAACCCAAGCCGGCCAAGAAGCAGGTGAGCAAAAGGCGCACCGCCGCCGCCCGCAGCCGGCAGAGATATCGCTAAGGCGTCTCAAGCCACGTTTTTGGCATGTCGTGCATTGCCACACCCGCGCATTTTTACGCTTTCCGGGTGGAAATCGCGCCGCGACATGTTATCTAGGGACAAACAGAAAGCAGCGGCCTTGAACCGCATGTGAAAGGAATAAGCCTATGAGCGGCATTAACGACATGATCGACAGCGAAGTGAAGAGCAACGACATCGTTCTTTTCATGAAGGGCACCCCGCAATTTCCGCAGTGCGGTTTTTCCGGCCAGGTGGTACAGATTCTCGATTATCTCGGCGTCGACTACAAAGGCATCAACGTGCTTGCCGATGCTGACATCCGTCAGGGTATCAAGGACTATTCCAACTGGCCGACCATCCCGCAGCTCTATATCAAGGGCGAATTCGTCGGCGGCTGTGACATTGTAAAAGAGATGTTCCAGTCCGGCGAACTTCAAAACCACTTCCAAGAACAGGGTATCAGCGTCCGCGGCGCGGCCTGATTTCGGCCGGTTAACCGGCCCACCCTGATTGTCAGAAATGTATGCCAGGCGTTGCTTCAAGCAACGCCTTTGCCGTTCTTTTTGGGGCAATCCTGTGACAGAACTTTCACAATCCACCACTTCGCGCGCAGGCTCGATGGGGCGCACGGAATTTATCGCGCTTGCCGCCATGCTGATGGCGCTGAACGCGCTTGCCATCGACATCATGCTGCCCGGTCTTCAGGAAATCGGCGCATCACTGGGCGTCGTCAATGAAAACCACCGCCAATACGTAATTTCCACCTATCTTCTCGGCTTCGGCGTCGCCCAGCTTCTGTATGGACCGATTTCGGATCGTTTCGGCCGCCGCAAGCCGATGCTCGTCGGTCTGGCCATCTATATCATCTCCGCCATTGCCGTGGTCTTCGTGCCGTCATTCTCCGGCCTGCTGGTCCTGCGCTTCATCCAGGGCATCGGTTCGGCGGCGACGCGTGTCATCACCATCTCGATCGTCCGTGACATCTATGGCGGCCGTCAGATGGCGGAAGTCATGTCGCTGATCATGATGGTATTCATGGTCGTTCCGGTCATCGCGCCCGGCACCGGCCAGATCGTGCTTTTCTTCGGCAACTGGCATCTGATCTTTGCCTTCATGGCCGGCATCGCCGCCGTCGTGACGGCCTGGATGTATTTCCGCCTGCCGGAAACCCTGCATCCCGACGATGTCCGTCCTTTCACCGCCCGTTCGGTGCTCGGCGGCTTCAAGATCGTGCTCACCAACCGTATCGCGCTCTGTTATACGCTTTCGAGCACCTTCATCTTCGGCGCGCTGTTCGGCTTCATCAACTCGGCTGAACAGGTCTATAAGGGCATTTATGGCCTTGGCGCATGGTTTGCGGCGGCCTTTGCCGGCGTTGCCCTGTTCATGGCCT
The Agrobacterium cucumeris DNA segment above includes these coding regions:
- the grxD gene encoding Grx4 family monothiol glutaredoxin, producing MSGINDMIDSEVKSNDIVLFMKGTPQFPQCGFSGQVVQILDYLGVDYKGINVLADADIRQGIKDYSNWPTIPQLYIKGEFVGGCDIVKEMFQSGELQNHFQEQGISVRGAA
- a CDS encoding multidrug effflux MFS transporter: MGRTEFIALAAMLMALNALAIDIMLPGLQEIGASLGVVNENHRQYVISTYLLGFGVAQLLYGPISDRFGRRKPMLVGLAIYIISAIAVVFVPSFSGLLVLRFIQGIGSAATRVITISIVRDIYGGRQMAEVMSLIMMVFMVVPVIAPGTGQIVLFFGNWHLIFAFMAGIAAVVTAWMYFRLPETLHPDDVRPFTARSVLGGFKIVLTNRIALCYTLSSTFIFGALFGFINSAEQVYKGIYGLGAWFAAAFAGVALFMAFSSFINARLVGRFGMRKLSHGSLLGFIAITFIWLVVQVLGPEPMPFAIFIVFFALAMFQFGWIGSNFNSLAMEPLGHVAGTASSVIGFMGTVGGSLIGAGIGQAFDGTALPMVAGFFVVSIIGLIFVLIGEKGMLFQAHNKPTR